In Borrelia puertoricensis, the following proteins share a genomic window:
- the bdr gene encoding Bdr family repetitive protein: protein MNNLAYKMYRTEDLRKEFLNKGFTEKAVDFILLHNDNSNFEVLREKMNSLEQQIINVEKNLQNDITNLDIKNVDKDFLKEVQNNNAVILEKLDMSNKVLLEKLNVRNRMLIIIMAVELPIVISIVMSLISEFFIG, encoded by the coding sequence ATGAATAATTTAGCATATAAGATGTATAGAACAGAAGATTTAAGGAAGGAGTTTTTAAATAAGGGGTTTACTGAAAAAGCTGTGGATTTCATTTTACTTCATAATGATAATTCTAATTTTGAAGTTTTAAGAGAAAAGATGAATTCATTAGAACAACAGATCATTAATGTAGAGAAGAATTTACAAAATGATATAACCAATTTAGATATTAAAAATGTAGATAAGGATTTCCTTAAAGAAGTCCAAAATAATAATGCAGTAATATTGGAAAAGCTTGATATGTCAAATAAAGTTTTGTTAGAAAAACTTAATGTAAGAAATAGAATGTTAATTATTATTATGGCAGTAGAACTACCAATAGTTATATCTATTGTTATGTCTTTAATAAGTGAATTCTTTATAGGATGA
- a CDS encoding ERF family protein encodes MTKTRMRRAVKKLGKQKIKVTDIRVNNQALVTDENQARVNFLKSLYTLRMNLSGVAKNLNGYGYKYQNFNEIIREIKNVIKSNNLDIDFLQCPTFKVVGNNTINVITTTFYSPSSGYCESFDTPIYTEEFSSLGAKNQNTLSQLVGSCITYHKRYALVGYLSIESEVDTDASSSLPELENNRERVKAFVKNNNGNTQVNISGNNVEDKNTVHTDQSKSKINVETNKFKYYRNLLIAARNMHKFVLNKPFNSLEEINSYLKSIQVGDDSSILEYFNKNKTLKSIQYWCNLIKEYFSKSSRDPEKIEKFDVFLAFDLDKLGNSPLKLFGHLSTDKEFDCLFRSA; translated from the coding sequence ATGACAAAAACTAGAATGCGCAGAGCAGTTAAGAAACTGGGTAAACAAAAGATAAAAGTAACAGATATAAGAGTAAATAATCAAGCTTTAGTAACTGATGAGAATCAAGCAAGGGTAAACTTTCTAAAATCTCTATACACTCTACGTATGAATTTAAGTGGTGTTGCTAAGAATCTTAATGGATATGGGTATAAATATCAAAATTTCAATGAGATAATCAGAGAGATAAAGAATGTTATAAAGAGTAACAATTTAGATATTGATTTCCTGCAATGTCCAACATTTAAAGTTGTGGGAAATAATACAATTAATGTTATTACAACAACATTTTACAGTCCAAGTAGTGGATACTGTGAGTCATTTGATACGCCTATTTACACAGAAGAATTTTCTTCTCTAGGGGCAAAGAATCAAAATACTTTATCGCAACTTGTAGGTTCATGCATAACATATCATAAAAGATATGCTCTTGTAGGATACCTATCAATAGAGAGTGAAGTTGACACTGATGCTAGTTCATCATTACCCGAGCTAGAAAATAATAGAGAGAGAGTTAAAGCTTTTGTCAAAAACAATAATGGGAATACACAAGTAAATATATCAGGAAATAATGTAGAGGATAAAAACACTGTTCATACTGACCAATCTAAGTCTAAGATCAATGTAGAGACAAATAAATTTAAGTATTATAGAAATCTACTCATAGCAGCACGTAACATGCATAAATTTGTTCTTAATAAACCATTTAACAGTTTAGAAGAGATAAATTCATATCTTAAATCTATTCAGGTTGGAGATGATTCGAGTATACTTGAATACTTTAATAAAAATAAAACATTAAAGAGTATACAGTATTGGTGTAATTTGATAAAAGAGTATTTTAGTAAGAGTAGTAGAGACCCAGAAAAGATAGAAAAGTTTGATGTATTTTTAGCTTTTGATTTAGATAAGCTTGGTAATAGTCCACTGAAATTATTTGGGCATTTATCTACTGATAAGGAATTTGATTGTTTATTTAGATCTGCATAA
- a CDS encoding BBA14 family lipoprotein, with the protein MNCTTIASLTKEPTMPDDSNLESISKYESELSKYVLYLQGFLVDAKKKVKNEDFPKFTFFDASKLKSEHTIKALNFNISLLQEYISQTKPIAEDVYKRYTKLK; encoded by the coding sequence ATGAATTGCACAACCATTGCTTCCTTAACTAAAGAACCAACTATGCCAGATGATTCTAATTTAGAATCAATAAGTAAATACGAATCTGAACTCTCAAAATACGTACTTTATTTACAAGGATTTTTAGTTGATGCTAAGAAAAAGGTAAAGAATGAAGATTTTCCCAAATTTACTTTTTTTGATGCAAGCAAATTAAAATCAGAACATACAATCAAAGCATTAAACTTTAATATCTCCCTACTGCAAGAATATATCTCTCAAACAAAACCTATTGCTGAAGATGTATATAAAAGATATACGAAATTAAAATAA
- a CDS encoding BlyB family putative holin accessory protein — MNLTTAKLSIDILNKFTELLKQDSNTNTQKYINIFSRVVNYFYSMYRDNLIKREQAESTKILSQFDDILRINLEIIDSSNEHLSKENTKRIASLRLKRNKLMHAYINKLKEEDRNNE; from the coding sequence TTGAATTTAACTACTGCAAAATTAAGTATAGATATACTAAACAAATTTACAGAACTGCTAAAGCAAGACTCAAATACCAACACACAAAAATACATTAATATCTTTAGCAGAGTAGTAAATTACTTTTATTCTATGTACAGGGATAATTTAATTAAAAGGGAACAAGCTGAAAGCACGAAAATACTATCACAATTTGATGACATCTTAAGAATTAATTTAGAGATAATAGATAGCTCTAATGAACATTTAAGTAAAGAGAATACAAAACGCATTGCTTCACTACGTTTAAAGAGAAATAAGCTTATGCATGCTTATATTAATAAGCTTAAAGAAGAGGACAGAAATAATGAATAG
- a CDS encoding BlyB family putative holin accessory protein, translated as MTLDISSLNTALNAIETLFSTLSNFEDGSFNVNAHKIFMLLNEVYTEYRIIFTKNMERLENALTPQIQEALTPINNKIQEFIEKVNNNPENMRLPKWEGIKESYSKEL; from the coding sequence ATGACACTTGACATTAGTTCATTAAATACTGCTTTAAATGCAATAGAAACATTATTTAGTACACTGTCTAATTTTGAAGATGGCTCTTTTAACGTGAATGCTCATAAAATATTTATGCTACTTAATGAAGTTTACACAGAATACAGAATTATTTTCACTAAAAACATGGAAAGATTAGAGAATGCATTAACTCCCCAAATCCAAGAAGCATTAACTCCTATTAATAACAAAATACAAGAATTTATAGAAAAGGTTAATAATAATCCTGAAAACATGAGATTGCCAAAATGGGAAGGAATAAAAGAATCATATTCAAAGGAGTTATAA
- a CDS encoding BlyA family holin, whose protein sequence is MDHFTLTKLSEISELLININEIKLIVIATFILGIGLIFKPVIKDIISLLATKFKRKHKGKD, encoded by the coding sequence ATGGATCATTTCACTTTAACTAAATTGTCTGAAATATCAGAACTTTTAATTAATATCAATGAAATTAAATTAATTGTCATTGCCACTTTTATTTTAGGTATAGGACTTATCTTTAAACCGGTAATTAAAGATATCATAAGTTTATTAGCAACTAAATTTAAAAGAAAACATAAAGGAAAGGATTAA
- a CDS encoding DUF685 domain-containing protein, which translates to MSTDERLLMDENEFIQIKDLNRVNDIKNSDLLLLDDGVASCNAITYENFLQKTKDKTFKGEGLSYFKEVIKDTIATELAENSEFTDKLYSKLLSKLMNNDSSYKSNLSSYIRSELTSNMSSYSHFSSSDKFVTISTYNSLQKTTIPEYLCGIPSSFSSSRTSTTSTRIYESSLRDRAYKLNMTQNTSSQDVTLVFYKFEDGKPIYLDVYVDIEINSYHDVTKRVYLQYTDESSRSIVYERIGKNLRLNDYSPLFRGWYMQKRSYTGGTVPSLVKL; encoded by the coding sequence TTGTCAACAGATGAGAGACTTTTAATGGACGAGAATGAATTTATACAAATTAAAGATTTAAATAGGGTAAATGATATAAAAAATAGTGATTTACTTTTATTAGATGATGGTGTTGCAAGTTGTAATGCAATTACTTATGAAAACTTCCTTCAAAAGACTAAAGATAAAACGTTTAAAGGAGAAGGACTATCTTACTTTAAGGAAGTAATTAAAGACACTATTGCAACAGAACTTGCTGAGAATAGTGAATTTACAGATAAACTTTACTCTAAACTACTAAGCAAACTTATGAATAATGACTCAAGTTATAAGAGTAATTTATCTAGCTATATCAGAAGTGAGCTTACAAGTAATATGAGTTCTTATTCGCATTTCTCTAGTTCAGACAAATTTGTTACTATATCAACTTATAATTCATTACAAAAAACTACAATACCTGAATATTTATGTGGCATTCCTTCAAGTTTTAGCTCATCAAGAACATCAACTACAAGTACGCGCATTTATGAATCTTCTCTTAGAGATAGGGCTTATAAACTTAATATGACACAAAACACATCAAGTCAAGATGTTACACTTGTTTTTTATAAATTTGAAGATGGTAAACCCATTTATCTAGATGTTTATGTTGATATTGAAATCAATAGTTATCATGATGTTACAAAAAGAGTATATCTTCAATACACTGATGAATCAAGTAGATCAATTGTATATGAGAGAATAGGAAAAAATCTAAGATTAAATGATTATTCTCCTCTATTTAGAGGGTGGTATATGCAAAAACGTTCATATACAGGTGGTACAGTCCCCTCTTTAGTAAAACTGTAA
- a CDS encoding DUF735 family protein, whose translation MSIPGFLHKTQIEKFIRSELDYANKILEEIKTLNSNFSGIIASNYLSSHFIAVWLSNVFKTFHYKSRPLKELASNIDSVIFALRHIGTDESFIRLFKAFLNVDIEITTPEAGVISIKLLGSIKTNFISYITPSTAVGVKPKRIRLRQSKQGYEDKYKILAFNFIPKGYSHSIYAFIKGMIPIGRKLKIIDNQNIEVVSFN comes from the coding sequence TTGAGCATACCAGGTTTTCTTCATAAAACACAAATAGAAAAATTTATACGTTCAGAATTAGATTATGCAAATAAAATACTTGAAGAGATAAAAACTCTAAATTCTAATTTCTCTGGTATTATTGCTAGTAACTATCTATCTTCTCATTTTATTGCTGTCTGGTTATCAAACGTATTTAAAACTTTTCACTATAAAAGTCGCCCATTAAAAGAGCTTGCAAGCAATATTGACAGCGTCATTTTTGCCTTAAGACATATTGGTACTGATGAGTCATTTATTAGATTATTTAAAGCTTTTCTTAATGTTGATATTGAAATTACAACACCAGAAGCTGGGGTTATTAGTATTAAATTACTTGGAAGTATAAAAACTAATTTCATATCATATATTACTCCTAGTACTGCTGTTGGAGTAAAACCCAAACGTATACGCTTACGTCAATCAAAACAAGGATATGAAGATAAATATAAAATACTAGCATTCAATTTCATTCCTAAAGGATATTCTCATTCAATTTATGCTTTTATTAAAGGCATGATTCCTATAGGAAGAAAACTTAAAATTATTGACAATCAAAATATAGAAGTTGTTTCTTTTAACTAA
- a CDS encoding DUF276 domain-containing protein (DUF276 is restricted to Borreliella and related spirochetes.) yields the protein MSIAFDNNFGILKQNISQIINTKREYLKQTHGIVIKDDPSSIYNIIAASLATVEEQIINELNLFMDKLKPQGEYWKAIESHISVKSTTHEALRNAILNLPNVKYVNIVSTAGKANIYLIVNDTILNDSKNTIKDSTFKANLWEVLYSTIPSGTILEGDIDIDGINSHNQVKSYKVSLGKTKYIYLKVKYKLDLKNHIYLNIDMQIREIYRRIINNNYSDMGIGFEYQDFTAPVNEIKGIQGLKINACIKDNPETSISNISTSDFKENQDIEISPSEILNFSLTDRLLIDIQT from the coding sequence TAATTTCGGCATTCTAAAACAAAATATCTCACAAATAATTAACACAAAGAGAGAATATTTAAAACAGACACACGGTATTGTGATAAAAGATGACCCATCATCCATTTACAACATAATAGCTGCTTCTCTTGCTACAGTAGAGGAACAAATAATTAATGAACTTAACCTTTTTATGGATAAACTTAAACCACAAGGTGAGTATTGGAAGGCTATAGAGTCTCATATAAGTGTTAAAAGCACCACTCATGAAGCATTAAGAAATGCTATACTGAACTTACCGAATGTAAAATACGTTAACATTGTAAGCACAGCAGGAAAAGCTAATATTTATCTTATTGTTAATGATACCATCTTAAACGACTCTAAGAACACAATTAAAGATTCTACATTCAAAGCAAACCTTTGGGAAGTACTTTATAGCACTATTCCTAGTGGCACTATCTTAGAAGGTGATATTGATATTGATGGAATAAATAGCCACAATCAAGTTAAATCTTATAAAGTCTCTCTAGGAAAGACTAAATATATCTATCTTAAAGTAAAATACAAACTGGACCTTAAAAATCACATTTATCTCAATATCGACATGCAAATAAGAGAAATATACAGGAGAATTATCAATAATAATTACTCTGACATGGGAATCGGTTTTGAATATCAAGATTTTACTGCTCCGGTTAATGAGATAAAAGGCATTCAAGGACTTAAAATTAACGCCTGCATTAAAGACAATCCTGAGACAAGTATAAGTAACATTAGCACAAGTGATTTTAAAGAGAATCAAGATATTGAAATCAGTCCATCAGAAATACTTAACTTCAGTCTCACTGATAGATTACTTATTGATATTCAAACTTAA